A genomic stretch from Aedes albopictus strain Foshan chromosome 2, AalbF5, whole genome shotgun sequence includes:
- the LOC134286569 gene encoding uncharacterized protein LOC134286569, producing the protein MYATTTSRPDLSAAVNYFSGFQSCASEEHWSHLKRVLRYIRGTLGAKLVFRRSGECKLLQGYVDADWAGDVSDRRSTSGFLFYVYGCLVSWASRKQTSVALSSAEAEYVALSVGATEAIWLRMVLQDLHRTLDEPTDILEDNQACIRVAEEEKPTKRLKHVDVRWHFIRTEIQRGVIKLSYVPTNLQVADIMTKALPGPQFANLRDKLGLSA; encoded by the coding sequence ATGTATGCTACGACTACATCACGACCTGATTTGAGCGCTGCGGTAAACTACTTTAGTGGCTTCCAAAGTTGCGCTTCGGAGGAGCACTGGAGCCACCTTAAACGGGTTCTGCGCTATATCCGAGGCACACTGGGTGCGAAGCTGGTGTTTCGGCGAAGTGGTGAGTGTAAGTTGCTCCAAGGATATGTCGACGCGGATTGGGCCGGGGATGTTAGTGACCGTAGATCCACATCAGGCTTCCTGTTCTACGTATATGGATGCCTGGTATCCTGGGCGTCACGCAAACAGACATCGGTTGCGCTCTCTTCGGCAGAGGCCGAATACGTAGCGCTTAGCGTAGGAGCAACGGAGGCGATTTGGTTGAGAATGGTGTTGCAAGATCTACACAGGACTCTGGACGAACCAACTGACATTCTGGAGGACAATCAAGCTTGCATCCGAGTGGCCGAGGAGGAGAAGCCTACGAAACGGTTGAAACATGTGGATGTACGTTGGCATTTCATCAGAACCGAGATCCAGAGAGGCGTTATCAAGCTATCCTACGTTCCAACCAATCTTCAAGTAGCTGACATTATGACTAAGGCCCTACCAGGACCTCAGTTTGCGAACCTTCGGGACAAGCTCGGGCTGTCGGCTTGA